From SAR324 cluster bacterium, a single genomic window includes:
- the araD gene encoding L-arabinonate dehydratase: MTTSSRRNPDELRSSRWYAPDDLRSFGHRSRTKQMGFHKDEFLGKPVIAIINPWNELNTCHTHFPQRVQDIKRGIYQAGGFAVELPVLSLGEQLLKPTAMMYRNLLAMEVEEVLRGYPVDGAVLLGGCDKTTPGVLMGALSMNLPFVYVPGGAMLRGNWRGETLGSGTDVWKYWDQRRTGELDSESWEEIEDGIARSPGTCMTMGTAATMMSLAEALGLSMPGASSIPAVDSNHNRMASWSGRRAVEMVWEDLKPTDIISDDSFVNAIMVQMAIGGSTNGIIHLLAMARRAGITLDLERFDKISQGIPLLANVKPSGQFVMEDFYFAGGLRALMQQLKDRLKLNAKTINGRTLGENLKGAEIYHDDVIRPLENPVKPAGGTAVLRGSLAPQGAVIKPSAAEVRLLKHRGPAIVFKDIRDLKARVDRDDLPVTADSVLVLQNAGPVGAPGMPEWGQLPVPKKLLQQGIRDILRISDARMSGTSYGACVLHVAPEAALGGPLGLVCDGDLIELDVFERRLDLLVEPEELERRRQEWQAPALKHRRGYAALYVEQVTQADEGCDFRFLQGAPGETAEPDIF; this comes from the coding sequence ATGACAACTTCCTCTCGACGAAACCCAGATGAATTGAGAAGTTCGCGTTGGTATGCACCCGATGATTTAAGAAGCTTCGGACATCGTTCACGCACAAAGCAGATGGGATTTCATAAAGATGAGTTTCTTGGCAAGCCAGTGATTGCGATCATCAATCCCTGGAATGAACTGAACACCTGCCACACTCACTTCCCGCAGCGGGTCCAAGATATTAAAAGAGGAATTTACCAGGCAGGAGGCTTTGCTGTTGAACTGCCGGTGCTCTCCTTAGGAGAGCAATTGCTCAAACCAACTGCGATGATGTATCGAAATCTACTTGCGATGGAAGTGGAAGAGGTTTTGCGCGGCTATCCAGTGGATGGGGCCGTGTTATTGGGTGGGTGTGACAAAACCACTCCTGGTGTACTGATGGGTGCTCTCAGTATGAATTTGCCATTCGTATATGTCCCTGGAGGAGCGATGCTTCGCGGAAATTGGCGGGGAGAGACACTGGGTAGTGGGACTGATGTTTGGAAGTACTGGGATCAGCGTCGCACTGGGGAATTGGATTCAGAAAGTTGGGAAGAAATTGAAGATGGAATTGCCCGCTCACCAGGTACCTGCATGACTATGGGTACAGCTGCCACGATGATGTCATTGGCAGAGGCGCTCGGATTGAGTATGCCTGGAGCGTCTTCGATTCCTGCAGTTGATTCAAATCACAATCGAATGGCTTCCTGGAGTGGGCGTCGTGCAGTAGAAATGGTTTGGGAGGATCTCAAACCCACAGATATTATAAGTGATGATTCCTTTGTCAATGCGATCATGGTTCAGATGGCAATCGGAGGTTCAACAAATGGAATCATCCATCTTTTGGCAATGGCTCGCAGAGCCGGAATAACTCTTGATCTTGAGCGCTTTGATAAGATTTCTCAGGGGATTCCATTGCTTGCCAATGTGAAACCATCAGGCCAATTTGTTATGGAAGATTTCTATTTTGCAGGGGGCCTGCGGGCGTTGATGCAGCAATTGAAAGATCGCCTGAAGTTGAACGCGAAGACAATCAATGGTCGAACTCTCGGAGAAAATCTAAAAGGTGCTGAAATTTATCATGACGATGTTATTCGTCCACTAGAGAATCCAGTAAAGCCAGCTGGCGGCACAGCAGTTCTGCGCGGTTCCCTTGCTCCACAGGGAGCGGTCATCAAGCCGTCGGCTGCTGAAGTTAGACTACTGAAGCATCGTGGGCCTGCTATCGTTTTCAAAGACATCAGAGATCTGAAAGCTCGGGTAGACCGCGATGATTTGCCAGTGACTGCTGATTCTGTACTTGTTCTTCAAAATGCTGGGCCAGTGGGTGCCCCAGGGATGCCAGAGTGGGGTCAACTGCCAGTACCCAAAAAATTATTGCAACAAGGAATCAGAGACATCTTGAGAATTTCAGACGCAAGAATGAGTGGAACCAGCTATGGAGCCTGTGTTTTACATGTGGCTCCTGAAGCAGCGCTGGGTGGACCACTCGGCTTAGTGTGTGATGGGGATTTAATTGAGCTTGATGTGTTCGAGAGACGCCTTGATTTACTTGTAGAACCTGAGGAGTTAGAGAGACGTCGACAGGAATGGCAAGCTCCAGCTTTGAAACATCGCAGAGGCTATGCAGCACTGTATGTTGAACAGGTTACTCAGGCCGATGAAGGTTGTGATTTTAGGTTTCTGCAGGGGGCTCCAGGCGAAACAGCAGAACCAGATATCTTTTGA
- a CDS encoding Gfo/Idh/MocA family oxidoreductase yields the protein MSTIRVGIAGTSWWADAMYLPALEGNPNVEVVAACGRNHERAEAFTQKWKILHHFVNFKKMLDEVELDALIVSTGNDTHASFTIAALEKGIPVLCEKPLGLNYSEALKMTKLAQETKLVNLVPFTYSFMPTARYLKRLIDQGYIGKPYHCNLRYYTGYRRKTEYTWRLNTAVAGSGALGDIGSHFIYLAQWIMGSVSAVCCRLGSPIDRPNTTPDGKPFTHTDDTAMVMLEFANGAQGMIHATTICYEDSPFGQTHHMEFHGSEGTLYSVTDWDKVQRVHGAQVGEGLPHELPIPDDIWGKARRDTVHNTYRDVFRQDGHMIGDFIEGVRTGQAVRPDFAAGTAVQRILDAALLSHQEGRRVLIEEIQ from the coding sequence ATGAGTACGATCAGAGTTGGAATTGCAGGAACAAGCTGGTGGGCAGACGCGATGTACTTGCCTGCTTTGGAGGGAAATCCTAATGTAGAAGTTGTCGCAGCTTGCGGAAGGAATCATGAACGTGCAGAGGCTTTTACGCAAAAATGGAAAATTCTCCACCACTTTGTCAACTTCAAAAAAATGCTGGATGAGGTGGAGTTGGATGCTTTGATCGTTTCGACAGGGAACGACACTCATGCTTCCTTCACCATAGCTGCCTTGGAAAAAGGAATCCCTGTTCTTTGTGAAAAGCCTCTGGGTCTCAACTATTCGGAAGCGCTTAAGATGACCAAACTTGCGCAGGAAACCAAGTTAGTTAATCTCGTACCTTTCACTTATTCCTTCATGCCTACGGCTCGCTATCTTAAACGGCTGATCGATCAAGGTTATATCGGGAAACCTTATCACTGCAATCTTCGCTACTACACAGGATACCGAAGAAAAACTGAGTACACCTGGCGTCTGAACACTGCAGTAGCAGGATCTGGAGCTCTGGGAGATATTGGCTCTCATTTCATTTATTTAGCTCAATGGATAATGGGTTCTGTCAGTGCGGTGTGTTGTCGTCTAGGTTCACCCATTGACCGACCCAACACAACCCCGGATGGAAAACCATTTACCCATACCGATGACACCGCAATGGTCATGCTCGAGTTTGCCAATGGCGCTCAAGGGATGATTCATGCGACGACGATCTGCTATGAAGATTCTCCATTTGGTCAAACCCACCATATGGAGTTTCATGGTTCGGAGGGGACCCTTTACTCAGTCACAGATTGGGATAAGGTGCAGAGGGTTCATGGGGCTCAGGTTGGTGAGGGATTACCCCATGAGCTTCCAATTCCGGATGATATTTGGGGCAAGGCCCGCAGGGATACAGTACACAACACCTATCGAGATGTTTTCAGGCAGGATGGACATATGATTGGAGACTTCATCGAGGGAGTCCGCACAGGACAAGCAGTCCGTCCTGATTTTGCTGCGGGGACCGCTGTGCAGCGTATCCTTGATGCAGCATTGTTAAGTCATCAGGAGGGTCGTCGGGTACTGATTGAAGAAATACAATAA
- the iolG gene encoding inositol 2-dehydrogenase: MIRFALIGAGRIGQMHAANILAHDRCSLNLIYDVHAPSSEAVGAKTGAKVARDPDEIFNDADVDAVFVASSTPTHADFIVRSVQSGKAVLCEKPIDLDIAKVEECSKHISGAKSLIQIGFNRRFDPGHGQLVSAVRNDEIGDLEQVIISSRDPEPPPKAYYLAAGGMLRDMTIHDFDLARFALGEEVTQVTAFTSNLFDPVAKEIGEIDSAMILMKTTSGKLCHINNSRHATYGYDQRLEAHGSQGMLRSENRQPTSVERFNAKGSNWRDACEFFFIERYRQAYLKQLESFMDTLEAGSESKVSFEDGRRALILANAAYRSVETGKVVTVNYENPLEEAS; the protein is encoded by the coding sequence ATGATTCGCTTTGCTCTGATTGGCGCTGGTCGTATTGGCCAAATGCATGCTGCCAACATCTTAGCTCATGATAGGTGCAGCTTGAATTTGATCTATGATGTTCATGCTCCATCCAGTGAAGCTGTTGGGGCGAAAACTGGTGCCAAGGTCGCCCGAGATCCAGATGAAATTTTTAATGATGCAGACGTAGATGCCGTGTTTGTGGCTTCTTCAACACCCACCCACGCTGATTTTATCGTCCGTTCAGTTCAGTCCGGCAAAGCGGTTCTTTGTGAGAAACCAATCGATTTGGATATTGCAAAGGTTGAAGAGTGCAGCAAGCATATCAGTGGTGCAAAGAGTCTGATTCAGATTGGCTTTAATCGCAGATTTGACCCGGGACATGGGCAGTTGGTCAGTGCTGTTCGAAACGATGAGATTGGTGACTTAGAGCAAGTGATCATTAGCAGTCGTGACCCTGAACCTCCACCAAAAGCCTACTATCTGGCTGCTGGTGGAATGCTGAGAGACATGACAATCCACGATTTTGACCTGGCACGCTTCGCCTTGGGTGAAGAGGTCACTCAGGTAACTGCATTTACTAGTAATCTCTTTGATCCAGTCGCAAAAGAGATTGGTGAGATTGATTCCGCGATGATCCTGATGAAAACTACCTCCGGAAAGCTCTGCCATATCAACAATTCTCGCCATGCAACCTATGGTTATGACCAACGTCTGGAAGCACACGGTAGCCAAGGGATGTTACGATCTGAGAACCGGCAGCCCACAAGCGTTGAGCGTTTCAATGCGAAGGGTTCTAATTGGCGTGATGCCTGTGAATTTTTCTTTATTGAGCGGTACCGACAAGCCTACTTGAAACAGCTAGAGAGCTTTATGGATACTCTGGAAGCAGGCTCAGAGTCCAAAGTTTCCTTCGAAGATGGTCGCCGTGCGTTGATTCTGGCGAATGCTGCTTACCGCTCTGTGGAAACTGGAAAGGTAGTTACAGTGAATTATGAAAATCCACTGGAGGAGGCATCATGA